In the genome of Quercus robur chromosome 3, dhQueRobu3.1, whole genome shotgun sequence, one region contains:
- the LOC126718179 gene encoding uncharacterized protein LOC126718179, whose protein sequence is MPPRTVKRGAGSAGPKRTTRGRRRAQKAQDPPPDEVAVVAAAAAVVEAKEALKVEEEVPAPVVEEVKVEEKPVVVVEPEPKAKLVANGSGPVKNHTKWVGAFHKKQDFIDVVELRGDTKQSVGLRVWWVRWTYRSSHQRGSSFLA, encoded by the exons ATGCCTCCACGGACTGTGAAGAGGGGTGCGGGATCGGCGGGGCCGAAGAGGACGACGAGAGGCAGAAGAAGAGCCCAAAAGGCTCAGGATCCGCCACCGGATGAGGTGGCTGTTGttgcggcggcggcggcggttGTCGAGGCAAAAGAGGCTTTGAAGGTTGAGGAGGAGGTTCCGGCTCCGGTGGTTGAGGAAGTTAAGGTTGAGGAGAAGCCGGTTGTGGTTGTGGAGCCTGAACCTAAGGCGAAACTTGTAGCTAATGGATCGGGTCCTGTGAAAa ATCACACAAAATGGGTAGGCGCTTTTCACAAAAAGCAGGATTTCATTGATGTAGTAGAG CTTAGAGGCGATACCAAGCAGTCAGTTGGCTTGAGAGTTTGGTGGGTCCGCTGGACATATCGAAGCAGCCATCAGAGAGGGAGTTCATTTCTTGCTTGA